tgtttttgaaattttaattTTTTCTGGGTTTTTATGACTTTTTGTTTTTTCAcaggtcttccttagcttttggaAAAAAAATATAGAACTTTTTTTGCAcgaaaaacgcgtttttttcgcgagaggcacgacttttcttttgcgagaggcacaaccatgcctctcggAAACATAAACAAACCgcgttttctatttttattttcctttcgggagaggcacgaccgtgcctctcggaaatgaAAAAAACACATTTTCTGTTCTTATTTCCTTCtgtgagaggcacggttgtgctttcgcgaacCTCTCCGAAACAAAAaagtgttttctgtttttttgtttgcgcgagaggcacggttttgctttcgcgagaggcacggctgtgcctctcggaaatgaaaaaaagtgttttttccttccgcgagaggcacgttTTTGCTTCCGCTCGAGGCACGGTTCTgctttcgtgagaggcacggccgtgcctctttcGTAAAGGAATAAAAcgtgctcccggttcggttttttcgtctggttttttacatgaaaaaaaagttcgtcaaaacctatcaacatgggatctagttttgaagatttTGCGGCGAGAAATCCAATGGTGAAAATGGTTCAAGCTTTGGACTCACAGTTTaagggataaaaatattttgaataAACGAATGTACGAAAAAAAAACtcacaggttgcgacaagtggcgtgCATGCAGTGcgtcacttgtcgcaacctgaggAGGTGAGAGTTATATTTGAAAGGAGTACTCCTTAACTAGTGATTTCGTTATTCTGTCTCGATGAACAATTTCCGCCACGATGTAGGTGTTGGGCCAGCCAATTTGTGTCTTTTTTTCCGCGCTAGGTGTCGCAATCTCCTTCGCCGATTGCACTTTATGCGCTGGTTTGCAGTTTTTTTTTACTGTTTATGGTTTTTGTTTGTTTCCTCACTAGTTTCTTCGGCTTTTTGTTTTAAATTGTTTTTAATGTTTTTCTTTATTTGTTCCTGGTTTTCACGGGCTTCTCAGTTTTTCTGTGTTTCTTGCTcggtttttattttattttctttttctatgttttcttcggttttgtttctttctttctcGTTTTTGGTCgggtttttctttgtttcttttttgaTTTTACTCTTTCCATTTTGTTCATTAGGTTTGTACGTTTTCCTTAGTTTTTTTGTCGACTTCCCTCTGTTTCTTTATCAGTTTTCATTGTTTTTCATTTCATTTGCACATGTTTCTTCGGCTTTCTTTTTAATttccccttttcttttcttttcttttcttttcttttttaccTTTTTTGTTTCTTTTGCTCTTTATTCTACATTTTCCATATACGTTAATAAAATTTTTATAGTACAAGTTtcacatttttaaaatacatTTAAACATTTTTTTAGTACACGGTCAAAAAAATTCTATACACATATTTAAAAATTTCAAATGATTTATTAAAAAATTTCATGTACAAGTTTAACAATTTTTTAGTACACGgttaacattttttatacacattttAATACTTTTCAAATCCTTGACTGACATTTTTTGAAGTAGAAgataacatttttcaaatgcttaattaacattttttaatacatagtcaacatttttctatacacattcaaagaatttcaaatgcttgattaacatacttgttcaacattttcaaaatggttgattaatttttttaaaatacATGATCAGAATGTTTTTATCATTTTGTAATACATGGTCACATTTTTTAATACACATTTAACTTTTTTCAACGTCTTTCTTAATAATTTATAAATACTTAtttaatattttttcaaattcaagGATTAACTTAAAATATATTTTTCAtatacatgagaaacattttATCTGTGCAtatttaacattttccaaatgtttagttaacatttttttcaatttttttatgtaAAGTTCTGTTTGTAATATGTTTATTTAGAATATTTGGAAGCATTAGCCAAagtaaaaaaagaaataaaaaacgaaaatgaaaacatgaaaaaaaaaacaaaaacaatgcGGGGACGAGGAAGAAACTAACTGGGCCCGCTAGACGCgcgaattttctttgtttcccgGGTTCGCGCGGATTCTCTTTTTCCTGTGTGTGTGTGTAGAGGCCCACgggaaaaaaacaaaagaaacccTACAGAAAATTTCCCCAATCGTCTCCTCAGTCCTCACCCACCTCccatccccgccgccgccgtcgcagcCGCCTCACCTCGCCTGACCTCCACAGCTGGTCTCCACCGCCCCCATCTTCACTGCTGgtatccgccgccgccgccgccgccgccgccacaatCCACCACACCGACCCCCACTTTCACCGCTGGTCTCCGCCTCTGCCGCCCAACCGCCACCGCCGGTATCCATTCTCCAGGACCCCTGTACCAAACCACCGAGCACCGGCAGCCGGGAAATGGCCGCGCCGTGCACTTCGATCCTAAACGACCGTCTGGCCGTCCTCCTGGAGGACATCTTCCTCCTGCTGCCCGGCGCAGCAGACCTCGTCCGTGCCTCCGCCGCCTGCGTCCCCTTCCGCCAGATCGCCACCGGCAGCTCCTTCCTCCGCCGCTTCCGCAAAACACACTCTCCGTCCTTCATCGGCTTCGTGGACTATCATGGCTTCCGCCCCGCGCTCCGGCCTCACACTTCCGCGCCCATCGCCGATGCCGTCGCTCGTGCCGCCGCCgacttctccttctccttcctccctcGCCCCAACCGCTGCAGCTTCACGGGAGACGCCGGCTGCTGGAACGTCAGGGACATCCGCGGCGGCCGGGTCCTCCTCGACCGCGGCCCCAAGCGCGAGAAGGGCTCAGTGGTCTTCCCGGAGCTCGCGGTGAGCGACCCGTTGCACCGGCGataccgcctgctcccgccgatCCCTGACGACCTAGCCGTGTTGGTGAGGGACGCACTTGATCTGACTTACTCCCCGAAGCGCCGCTGCCAGGTCGTCCTCggccccgtccccgtccccgccTTCAAGGAAGTGAAAGTGGAACCGGAAGATGAAGAGACTTCATTCCGCGTAATCTGGATGGCACAGTGCAGGACTAAGCCGATGGCATTCCTTTATTCTTCAAGCACCGGATAATGGCAAGCCATTGCATCAGACGGTTGGAGCAATTTGTTAGGTTGTGACACACCTGTATCTTTGGAATCCCGTTTGTTCCAAAGGTGTGATCACGCCTATGGATGTTTGTACTGGCCGATGTATGAGCCGGAAGGCGGCCTGAAGAATTATCCAAGGGAAGTTATGCTCGTTCTTGACACCATGAGGATGGAGTTTTCTGTTGCTGATTTGCCACCCGGAAGAAGGTGGAGGGGGCGAAACTTTGCTATTGTGGAGGCAGGGGAAGGCAGGCTTGGATTGATTGCTCACTCATCAAATGGGACACTAGAATATACTGTTAGGCAGAACACCGAGGTGAATGAGTGGCAGATAGAGAAGATAATCCCATTGGCTTACGGTGACCATACTATCATACGTGTAACTGAGAGGTACTTGCTCCTGCTAAGGTCAGATGTGAAGATGGGCTTCAACACATTTCAGTTTGAGAGGCTTTATGAGAAGTCTGAATGTTTCTCACTAGATGTCAAGACATTTAAGCTTGAGAGTGTGTGTGAGAAAAATAACGTCACATGTGGGCCCATATACACTAACTTCCCACCATCACTGTCCTCAAGGACAGTATGAAATGGTAATCTCTTGCACCCTGCCTAGCTATGCATTTCCTTCATACTTATCACATACTCGTATGATGCTTCATAACTTGATTACGTAATTTAGCAGTGGCCCTTTTTTCTTTGTTCGCGTCTTGCTACACTGCTCTGATTTAGCAGGCTTAGAGTCATTGCGTTTCTGCTTAGCTGCATTATGCTACCATAAATCATGAATTACCTCCATTTTGACTATGAACATCGAGCTATATATCCTTAAAGGAGTGTCTAGTGTTACTGAATTGTTGCTGCATATTCAAATGAATGTTTTGTCTGTACCCTGAAGCATGCTGTTACCTATGTTAATTTTGTTTCTTGATCTCCTACTATTTTACAGCCAGCATCCTTGAGCCTGTGCATGTTGTTCTTTCCTATTCCATGATGAAGATTTTTGCTCTTACACAAGTTTATTATCAGCCCCTAAAAAATCTGCAGGTTAGAGACAATGCATTTCTTCTTAGTTGCATTACATGATCTTACATCATGAGTTAGCTCAAGTTTAACCATGAACCTCAAGCTATTCTGCATGCGGTTGTTTATTATTCCAGAATGATGCTGCATCATTGAATGAGTATTATGTATGTAACTTTGCTTCGGTACACCCCCCTAGAAAAGTTTTTGGATTTCGATACTGATTAAAGGTGAAGATTAGATGATACCCCTTCAATCAAAAAGGATAATATAATATTTTGTATTCAAGTCAATCTATTTAATACGTTTAATCTGCAGGCTAATATGGCGATAGCCTTTTTAACTAACATTAAGATTCATGCAAACTTTTAGGGTGGTTGTACCGAAGCAAAACTCAATACTTGTtccaaaattaaaataaaacatcTACATACAGTGTGTACTCCATTAGAAACAAACAGCTTGTCACAGTACAGCAGGCTGATAAGGCAAGCAATAGCAAAACCATCTTAAGGTGGATAGGAAAACATGCATAAGCTGAAGCTTTTTGGTTCTAAACTATAAGATCGAGAACAATCACGTATGAGTTTTACTTCGGTACATGATGATAGTTATCCATTGTTATTGTAATTACTTGTCCTCTTTCAGGTTTCAGCACCGTTAACTCTTTTGCTTTAAATTATGCCATGCTGAAATGCTCCTCATTGTTTTGCTTTCCATATTTCAAGATGCAGAATTGCCCGGCCTGTGAAGTTCTTAGACAGTTTCTATGTCAGTGATGAAAAGCTTCAGAAGGGTGTCTTGGTAATTACATCCTGAAGAGTGATTGGCGCCGTGCTGCTTCTTATTTCTGCTGCAAAAGAAGTGCTTTTCTTCTTCCCTAGTGGAAGTTCTATCCTAGTACTTTTGTATGAGCTTTGCCAGTTTATCTATAAGGGTGGTCTGTTCCCTTTTGTCATATTGTTTCTGTTTGGAACAACTTGTTGAGCTCTATCTTATAAGACTAATGCATCGTatggatttgaaaaaaaattaaaggtTTAAATTCCTGTGATTTTCTGGGCCTGGAGCTCCCTAATTGGTTGGCGATAGCAAAATCTATCCTGTTGGACTTTGTCTTGTGAAGTTCATTGCAAAATGTGCTCTATTTATTGCTGCTTGTTAATTGTGCCGGAGAAATGTCTGGACATGAAAAATAGATGTAATATTATCATGATGCTTCTCTTAAATGTCTCACAAATATGTCCCTTATTGTTCCCCAATGTAATGTTTATTTGTTTGTTGATACAACCGTCTCAAAAACGTATGAAAAGTTGGTTTGACCCTTTTTAACCTATTGTGCTTGGATGATGTTATTGAAGTAATATATGCTGGGTTCTCATGGAAAACATTTATTTTCGTTCAATATGAATATTATATATTGTTTGGAACGACGCCGGCTTTGAATTAGCGAAGCCATGAACCGGCCAGCCTTAGATCAACCAAAAGAAGAGACACAGAGCTTACAAAACAGCTCACAAGTCACAACAAAACAAGCACACGAGATAACAAAAAAATAATAGATTGTATCGCTGCGGCCATTGTCCAGCACTACGGCCTACTCTCCCGTTCTTGAAAGAGTGTACTTCAAACTTTGTTGAAGGGTCAAACTATGTCAAAGTTTGACCGAGTTTGTGTAAAAATATGTCAATGCTTGTGAAACCAAATAGGTATGTATATgacaaaaatatattttattaTGAATCTTTTTTTTGCGTGATGACATAGATGTTGGTCTattattgtactccctccgtcccgaaaaaCATGTCGCAAGTGGATATTTGCAATTTAGTCCTCCACGTTTTCCCGACCGAACCCGAGGTCCCTCTTCTTCCTCGCTCTCGCTCTCACTCTCTCCCGGCCGAACCCGACGACGGGTGCCGCCTTGCTggccccgccgcccctctccgCCACCGCTCCTCCCGCCCCACGCCGCCCCCGCTGCCACTACCCCTCCCGCCTCACGCCCCACGCCGCATCGTTCCCCGCTTCGTTCCCCAACGTGAAGCACGCGTTTTTTTTGTCGATCCTCCCGCCGCTCCTGTCCGACGGCCATGTGTTTACCTCGCCGGGGCATGGCAGCGGGGCGCCCTCCTTTCTCGCATTCCTGGCGCGGCGGCTGCTCGGCGGATTGCAAAGAGGCAGGTGGAGGAGCTCACCAAGTAGCCCGCCGGAGTCAAAGGTCTCCTTTTTCCCCTTCTCCTCCCTTCGATCTACTGCACCCATGCAATTTCTTCTTTTATCTTCTTGGATTGTTCGGGCCATGTCCACCCAATTTCTTCTTCATCATCCTAGATTTCTACAGGCGTTCGAGGATAGGGACAAGCCGGCGGCGCAGCCAGTGACTGGAGCGGCGGCGCGAGCTCTGCCTCCGGGGAGAGGCCGAGGGGCGATGCATCTTTGGCCTTGAGACAAGAACCGAGACCAAATTAGGAGCATCAAAAACTTCAGGTAACAATGGTGAGAATAACTCTGAAATTGACTTGCCGAGTTCCTGCTCAGTGTAACAGGGATATGATTCTGAAAAATATATGCCTGAATTTACCTTCTTGGTGAGAGAATCGCGTGGAACAATGTCAAGTTCGATGACCTTTCTTCCTGACAGAAGCTGCAGCACAACCACGCCAAAGCTGTAGATATCACTTGCGCAAGTAAGCTTGGAGTGTGTTATGTACTCAGGATCCATGTAACCAATGGTTCCCCCCACATCTGTGAAGACCTTGGTCTCCTCCATTTGCAGCGTTTTTGCTAGCCCAAAATCAGACAGCTTAGGCTCCATGTCCTCTCTCAGCAAGATGTTGGTAAGCTGTAAAAATGAATTCAGCACACAAAAGATAAGATGGCTTCGCAAATTTTGCGTGCGCATGCTAATGTCGAGGGATCGAAAATATAAGGATATTGTCACCATAATGTCTCTATGTACAATGCATCCATCGGAGTGTGTGTGAAGAAACCTCAGGACAGATGCACAGTCCCTGAGGATCTTCACCCTTGTTGGCCATGAGAGCACAGAGTCACCTCCTGCCAATCAATAGCATGCAAAACTTACAGTAATTCAACCTTGTAGCTCGCGAGCTTGAATTAACATGATGGATGGATCCTTCTTACTGAGTAGATCGATTTTCG
This sequence is a window from Aegilops tauschii subsp. strangulata cultivar AL8/78 chromosome 7, Aet v6.0, whole genome shotgun sequence. Protein-coding genes within it:
- the LOC120968297 gene encoding uncharacterized protein, producing MAAPCTSILNDRLAVLLEDIFLLLPGAADLVRASAACVPFRQIATGSSFLRRFRKTHSPSFIGFVDYHGFRPALRPHTSAPIADAVARAAADFSFSFLPRPNRCSFTGDAGCWNVRDIRGGRVLLDRGPKREKGSVVFPELAVSDPLHRRYRLLPPIPDDLAVLVRDALDLTYSPKRRCQVVLGPVPVPAFKEVKVEPEDEETSFRVIWMAQCRTKPMAFLYSSSTG